In Candidatus Dadabacteria bacterium, the DNA window CGGTTCTTAACTGGGGCAGGTTCTCCGGAGACTTCAGGTACAAGGTTCTGAAGCCGATGTTCGTCAATTTTCTGATGGCAACAAACGTGTTCGACATGCCCGCGTCCCTGTTTGCCCGGTATCTGGAGTTCTTTGATATAGAAACCTCAACACCAATGCAAACATGGGAGATGGGCACACGGCGCATATACGAGGAAATGTCAGCCGGATTTCGGGACAAGATATACCTGAACAGGCCCGTGAAGAAAGTGTATCGGCGTGCATCCGGTGTGGTCATTGAAGATGAAAATGGAACCACGGAGACATTTGACGATGTGGTCTTTGCGTGCAACGCGAACCAGACATTGATGATTCTGGACAATCCGACCTTACTGGAGAGTTTTCTTCTTTCTTCGATTCGTTACGAGAGCGAATTGCACAACCATACGATTGTCCATTCGGATGCCTCAGTTCTCCCGGACAACGCTGTCAAGCCCCTCGAAACCCGGAGCAACCACATTGAACAGTACGGTGTGAGACCCGATAACTATGAAATTACCTACATCATGCACAACCAACAACCCTGGGCAAATAAATCGGACAAGCCATGCCTGGTGACCTACAACCCGATCAGTCGTATCAACGAAGAAAAAATCGTAAAGAAATGGTGGTTTCAGCATATCGTACACGATGTGTTTCACGTAGCTTTTCTGGTTAATCTGTTTGGTTTCGTTCAGGGCAGGAAAAGAACCTGGCACTGTGGTGCTCATACTCTGATCAACAGTCAAGAGACATGTTTTGTTTCCGGCCTCGTTACGGCAAGACAACTTGGAGCAGACTATCCGTTTCAGGATTCCGAAGCGAGGAAGTGGTTTAACTTCTACGGACGTATGATGTACGGATGGCGCCTCAGAAAGGCGTAAAACAGCCCCGGCAAGTCGTCAGTAGTCGTCATCGTCATCGTCGGATTCATTGAGGTTATCGAGGGCCTCGACCGCTTCGATGTGCAGTATCCGTTCGTAAGCGTCCTTCGCCGGTAACCCGATGGAGCGCATCAGCAGATTCCGCGCCTTCTCCTGGTATTTAAAATCTTCCAGCGCTATTAAGCCGAGTGCGTACTGCAGAGACACAGCTTTTGCATTGGGAGCCAGGGCAAGAGCCCTTTCGAAGGAAGCAATGGCATCCTTTTTCCGCGCACCGTAGACGGTGCGGGCCATGAACGAACCCATTGCGCCAACCAATTCCGAATGCCACCGCCCCAGGCTGAGATGTGCCGCCACCAATTTGGGATTAATTCGAAGCGCGGTTTCCGTGGATTCGCGTATTTTTTCCGCCTCTCCCGCTGCTTCGAATATGCCTACAGTCTCCGCACGCCGTCCGATAGCACGCGCCAGCTGCAGATGGGCATCCGCATTATTGGGATTGGAGATAACCGCCTTCCTTGCCAGCGTTACGGCGCGCTCAAGCAACTCTTTCTTCTCGCCTTCTTTGGCAATGTAGTTGGCGTGGACTGACAGCGACTCTGCAGAGAGCGCGAACCCCTGTGAAGTCCCGAGGCTTTCACTGATCCGGGCTGCCTCGGCGAATCGCCCCTGTGTATAGGCCGCCTTTGCCTCGTCAATGGTTTTTGCGTGGGCGACACCGATTGGCGGCAGGACGTATACAAAAGCCAAGCAGCAGAAAAAAAACAGGCATACAGTATTAACCGGATAGTGTTTATTGCAACTGTTCATTTTAACGGCTCCAGAGTAATTGGGGTCTGCCAGAAAACCGAACGTTCGTACACATTATGTAGCGTACCAACCACAAGAGTTATATTCAAATCTGGTATGCGGAAGTTATTCCTAAATGCGTTTGCCATAAAACAACTGCGGTTTCCGTGGATTTCTTAGTGTTCGACACAGGTATTTTGCCGAGTCAAGTATATGATTCCCTGTACATAACTTAGTGTAATCAGGTATATAATTACCGATTTAGCAATTAAATTAGGCCCTAAATGGCAAGGTAGGTTCTGAATGGACGACGGCAAAATCCGAATTTTAGTTGTCGATGATGAAATAGATTTAGAACAGCTTATGCTGCAGAGAATGCGGCGTGAAGTTCGCCGCGGTCGTTACGAATTCGAATTTGCACACAACGGTGTGGAGGCTCTCGAACGTCTACGCAACGACGACGGGTTCGATATTGTGCTGTCTGATATCAACATGCCCGTTATGGACGGGTTGACATTGTTGGCACAGATACCGGACGTAGACCCTGATATTCGTGCCGTAATGGTCTCCGCATACGGCGATATGGAGAATATACGGACTGCCATGAACCGCGGGGCATTCGACTTCGTTACCAAGCCGATAGACTTCACGGACCTGAAGACTACAATTGAACGTACGATTGAAAACCTTGCTATGTGGCGTAAAGCACTGAGTGCGCGCGACAAACTCGTAACTCTCCAGAACGAGCTTGATGTGGCAAGGACAATGCAGCAGGACATTCTTCCGAAATCCTTTCCGACTTCTGAAACATTTGATCTGTACGCAAGCATGGTTCCGGCTCTTTCCGTAGGCGGCGACTTTTTCGATGTTTATGAATTTAGTGATGGCCGGGTTGGAGTTGCAATAGCTGATGTGTCGGGCAAAGGAGTGCCCGCGGCAATGTTCATGATGGCCAGTCGTACATTGTTGAAGGCTTGCGCGGCAATTTCCACCTCTCCAGCCGCCGTGCTGGAACAGGTAAATACGATGTTGGCGGAGGACAACGATGCCATGACATTCGTAACCCTGTTATATGGCATTTACGATCCTGGAACGAAAGAATTCGTCTACGCAAACGGCGGACATAATCCGCCAGTCATTGTCAAACCGAATCTGACAACTGAACTGTTGGAGTCAACGGGAGGAGTTGCTCTAGGCGTGATGCCGAATTTCAAATATGAGGAAAATACAGTCACCATCGAGTCGGGTTCCATGATCGTGTTCTACACTGACGGAGTAGTAGAAGCTGAAAAAAAAGATAAGGAATTATTCGAAATGGACAGGTTTTGTGAAATTTTCCAAAGCGGCACTTTCAAGAACTCCGAGGAAGTTACGAATGAGGTATTCGAGACGGTCAAAGAGTTCGCTGGTGAAAATCCCCAATCTGACGATATAACCTGTCTAGTTCTGCGGACAACATAATGGGTAAAGACGGTAAGATGCAAGCTTCACGTACGTTGATCGTTTCCAATCGGACGGAAGAAATCCAGACAATTGCAGTAGCGCTGGAGGAATTTTTTGAACAACAGGGTCTCCCCTCCGAATCGTTGTTTCCCACACAACTCTCCTTGGAGGAGATCTTCACTAACGTGGCCAGCTATGCGCATGATGATGATCAGGAACATGAAGTGGAAATTATATTCTCAAGAGAAGACGAAACCATAACTGTTGAGGTGCTGGATGACGGAGTTCCCTTTAATCCGCTAGAAGAGGCGCCGGAGCTTGATGTCGAAAGTTCGCTTGAAGACCGCCGTATTGGTGGAGCAGGAATAATGCTCGCAAAGCAACTGATGACGGAGTTGCGCTATCAACGCAACAGTGATCGTAATCATCTGACTATGATCAAGAAAATTTAGCAAAGATAAAATGCGGTTATTAAGCAGACTGTCTCTCAAAAAAGTGATTGCCGCCTCAATAGTTGCAATACTGGCAACCGCAGCATCGGGGGAAGCCCAACAGCAAACACACGCTGTGCCGGGCGTATACAGTGATCGCATTGTCTTTGGGCAGTCCGCCGCCTTCAGTGGTCCGGCCGGCAAACTTGGTAAAGGCATGCAAGCCGGCATTCTTTCCGCGTTTAAAGAGGTTAATGACCGGGGTGGCGTTAACGGACGTCGTCTGGAACTGCAATCAATGGATGACGCATACGAACCGGAAGCGGCAATTGTAAATACGCGGCGACTGATTGGTGAAAATGTTTTCGCACTCATCGGCGCAGTTGGCACTCCTACGTCCAAAGCTGCGGTACCCGTCGCGGAGGAACACGATGTACCTTACATAGCGCCTATGACCGGCGCGGAATTCCTGCGTGACAGCGCACTCCGGACAGTAATCAATCTTCGGGCTTCGTATTATCAGGAAACCGAGGAGATGGTAGAACGATTGACGACCGATCTCGGAATTAATCGCATCGCCATTCTCCATCAGGATGACTCATTCGGTCGTGCTGGTCTGAATGGAATCCTTCTTGCTCTTGAGCGTCGCAAACTTTCTGCTATCGAAACGGGAATATTTCCCCGCAATACTGTCGCGATAAAGACGGCCCTTCTTGATTTGCACGCTACCGGACCGGAAGCTGTGATTATTATTGGTCCCTACAAGCCAACTGCGACATTTATTAAGTGGGCGCGCCACATCGGTATGAATTCCATTTTTATGACACTTTCTTTCGTAGGCAGTAGTGCCTTGGCAAGCGAACTGGGTGATCAAGGGACCGGAGTTCTGGTTACCCAGGTGGTTCCTTTTCCAACCGGAAACACGGTGCCTGCCTCCGCTTCCTATCGTGCTGCGCTCAAGGCGTACGACCCGGCGGCAAAACCCGGATTTCTATCGTATGAAGGATATTTAGCAGGGCGTTTGGTTATCTATGTGTTAGATAATTGCGGCAAACAGGTTAACCGCGATTGCATCGACGCGGTGCTGCGGACTGGCAACAACATTAATTTGGATGGCTTCACCTTGCAATATAGCAAGAATGATAATCAAGGTTCAGACAGCGTGTTCCTGACGATTATTGGTCCTGATGGCCAGTATACGCCACTCACGTCTCTAACCTCCACGACGATACTGACCGACGGTTTGCATATACAAAAGAATTGAGATAAGCGGAATGTTTTCAAAACTCTGGAACCGAATTTCTACGCAACTTTATATAAGTTACGCAGGCGCCGTAGTACTCATCATCATCGTCAGTTTGATGGCTCTTTTCTTCCTTAGCCAAATCGGCAAAGTTCAGCAAACCGTTAATGAAAAGAACATACCCGAGATGACATCGGCGTTTGCAATTGCCCAGCAGACAGCCATGCTCGTCGCCGCTGCTCCCCGACTCACCGCGAGCACGCCTGAGCAGTTCAGGACCGTTGTCGGGACGGTCGACCTGCAGGCGGATGCATTTAAAACACAACTCTCGGCAATGATGGAAAACCAGGGAGAAAGCGAACAAGCGCGGCAGATTCAATCCGACGGGGTCGCCATAATCCAGAACATTGAGCGAATCAAACTGCTTGTCAGGAAACGTTTTGACCTTCGCGAGAGCAGTCTCAATCTCAGAGACGAGCTCCGGGGTATCCAAAGTAAAATAACGCCGATTATAATTAACGAAATAGACGATCAGATGTTCTATTTAATGACCGGACACCGGTCTCTTGATGCAGTACAATCTCCTCGCTCGGTTCATTTCTCCGAACCGGAATTCCTGATCTATCGTCGCCTGTTTGAACTCCGCGAAGCGGCTGTAGTCGCTTCACAGTTGCTCGCAACCACGTTTGTAGTGACCGATGCGGCCATGCTGCAGCCATTGCGAGAACGGTTTGAAGCCGCAGCCGGTAGCACCAGCCGATCTCTTGACGCGCTTGAGAAATACGAACAGGAGGGAGGCGACCTTCATGACCAGCTGTCTGGGATTTTCGAAGACCTGGTCTCATTCGGCAAAAGGGAAAACAACGGATTCGACCTGCGCAGTCGGGAACTTGCAGTTGACGATGAATTATCCGCCCTGCTTCTCAAGAATCAGGTTTTGGGAATTGACATCGTAGCGCGAGTAGAAAGCGTTGTAAACGATTCGAGCATAGCTGCAGGGGAGATGGCGAGCAAAGCGGCTGCAGTAACTGCCACCAGCACGAAGGTACTACTGGCTTTCAATATTGTTACTATAAGTGGTGGAATCTTGTTTGGATGGCTACTTGTACATCGTCGTCTGATTCAGCGTCTGGAGCGGATATCCAGTCAAATGCAAGAAATGGCTGATGGCAACCTGGAAATAGCCGTCGACACCAGAGGTAATGACGAAATCGCGCAATTAGCCAAGGCGCTTGAGGTGTTCCGATATAACGCACTGGAAGTACAGCGCCTTAATCTTGTAGAAACGCTCGCCAACCAGCTGCAAGAAAAAAACGAGGAACTGGCACATACTAACGAAGAGTTGGAACGGGCGCAGGACCAGATCGTGATGCGAGAGAAACTTGCTGCGCTTGGCCAGTTGACAGCCGGGGTCGCGCACGAAATCAAAAATCCAATGAACTTCATCATGAACTTCTCAGAGGTTTCACAAGAGCTGCTGGAAGAACTGCTGGAAGAGGTAGCCAAAATGGAGGCTAATGGGGAGGCGAAAGAGGAATACGATCCAGAGTTAGTCGAGGAAGTAGCCGAGGATTTGACAGGAAATCTGAAGCGCATTCACGAGCACGGAACTCGTGCGAACCGAATTATAACAGACATGCTCAAGATGGGCCGTGGTGGCGGGGAATGGCAACCAACTGACCTCAACATACTGCTTAACGACCATGCACTGCTCGCGTTCCACAGCGCTCGCGCCGCCGACCCTGACTTCCAGCTAGAAATCCAGGAAGACTACTCGCCGGATATAGGCGAGATCACGGTGCAACCGCAGGACATCGGCCGGGTTTTCCTAAATCTGGTAACCAATGCCTGCTATGCCGCGGATGAAAAACGAAAAATGCTGGCTGCTGCCGACGATGCGTCGAAGAAGGATTATCAACCAACGCTTAGTCTGAGTACGCGGTTGGTTGATGACCATATTGAGGTACATGTTCGTGACAATGGAACCGGCATTCCCGAATCTGCGTTGGAGCGTATCTTTAATCCGTTCTATACAACGAAGCCCACGGATAAGGGGACAGGCCTGGGATTATCGCTCTCCAACGACATAGTACGACAGCACGGTGGTGAGTTTCGCGTAGAAACGGAGGAAGGCGAATACACAGATATGATTGTTGTCTTGCCGCTTGACCCCGTAGCTAACCAAGTAACTGACACTTCAGGAGAAGGAGCAGAAGGCGAGGACCCGGCAACTGCTTCTTTGTAACAAGGTTTAACCCGTTATTGTAGCTATAGCATCGGAACGAGATTCGAGCACATTAATGATTTTGTCGAAACCCGCAATCTCGAAGATTTCTTTTATGGGACCGGGCAAGGAACACAGCATGAACCTCGTCTTTTTACCTTGAAGTGTTTTTGCAATAAGCAGAATTGAACGCAATCCCGCACTACTGATATAGGACAGCTTTTCAAGATCCAGAACGACGGGATTGTCAGAACCGCCAATTTCCTTGTCCAGATTTTCGTGGAACTCCTGCGCGTTCATACCATCAATCCGGCCAGCTACGCTTATTATCAGGACTCCATCAATCTGATCGGCCTGTAACTCAAGTTGGTTGTTTTGAGTGCTCATTCTCCACCAATAACAACAATCTATCTGACTATAGAGTAACAATCAAGATAGAACTTTTATATAGCAATAGCGAGCACAATGCCGGAATATTTCAGAGGACGCAACCCCAGGAATCCAGGATTGGGCAGGTGCTGCAGTTTTTCTACCTTGCGCAGCTAAACACACGTATCCGGGGATCGTAACGGCACGCGCGGCAAGCACGGTGCCAATCGGGCCTAATGGGGTTTGCGAGCCAGGAAACAGTACAGCGGCGTGAAGATACCGGTTTTACCACCATTGACATAGGCATCAGCGGTCTGGTCCAAGGATCGGAAGACTTCTGCGGAACCCTTCGGAAACAACCCAACCATTTCGGCCAGCTTTGATCCTGCGACCAACACTCTGCGGCCGTGGGGAAGCCTGAACAAGGCGCTACCCAACATCCCGTGTCGACTCTCTATGGGTTGATACCATGGTGTGGATGCCTCCCCCTCCGAGGCGCCCAGGTCCTTCCCCTCGATGATGTGGAACCCTGCCGCTTCAAGCGCTTGATTCACTTCCCCGAACGTGGCGATGTCCTTTAGTGCAATGCCGCGCTTGAGATCGCGCTTGAGGTCCCAGTGCCGGCTGTCATTCGGATCGAACTTGTCCGTCAGACACATTTCATGCCCCCAGAACAGGGCTCCGGGTTTCAGTACGCGGAATATCTCTTCGAACGCACCTTGCTTGTCCGGCGCATGGCACGTTGACTCGATGGCATAACCCCGGTCGAAAGTTGCGTCTTCAATGACGCTCATATCCATGAAGCTGCACGCTAGGTAATCGACCATGTGGTCGAGCCCCGCCTCGGCATTCAATTTTTTCGTCTTTTCCAACTGGATTTTGTTGATGTTGATCCCGACAACCCGGACACCGGCCTCACGAACGACACGGCGCATCGGGCCGCCGATTCCACAACCAACATCAACCACCGTCATGCCCTGCTGCAAATCCAGCTTGTCGATCATCAACCGCTGATAGCGGATTTTGGAGTCCTCCAGGGTCTCATTCGGCGCGAGAGGTGCGAAGTGCAGGGACTCACCCCAACTCCATACCATGAGCTCACTGTAAAGATCGTAGTAGTCTTTGACCAGTTGGGCGTGGTCGTAATCGCCCGAGTCAACGGCTTCGGGCGTCGCTCGCTCCATCCAACTCTCGAAGTCTTGCACGCGACGGGCGATGTTGGAACCCCGGTACGCATCCCTGAGTTTTTTCGGTAGCTTGCCTATATCCATGGCATGGTTTACCCCTTTCCCTCAGTTTTTTGGAGGGCGGAGATAGAGAACCCTGCTTCATGAGGATTCCCACTGAGATTATTCTCTTCCGTTCTCATCCATCCTTGGAAAAGTTTCAAAATTGGGCTCGAAATGCGTTACCCCGCTTTATCGTAGACCTTGGGGCGGCTTGATAACGGGCCAGTCAGAATAAGCCTGTCATTCCTGCCTACACCTTAATACAGACGGTCGCTCCTGTCAATACAAAGGAATCTTTGTATTAGTGATAAACCAATTGTCCGGTTTCTTAACAAATGAACTCAGACCGTGGGGATATCGAGAGAGAAGTCGTAAAAAAATGGACCGACCGTTAGAAACACGTGTGTTTTCTTGTGGAAGAGATGAAAAAGCCAATTCCCGGGATTGCATCCCCCAGAATATCCCGGTATTATTTTTTGTTGCGACATGAAAGTCCCATCTTGTTTGTCGCGCTATCATTATCCATTGTGTTCAGCAATATTGCACTGCCAAGGCGGATAGGGCCGGACATGGCAAAGTGAAGGGAAAATGCCAGATCTGAAACCTATACATATTGCGTAATTCTGCATGATCGTATGAACCTGGAATCTTGCATCTCAATGATCGTCACCCGCCGCTGGCTGACCATTGTGCTCTCTTTGCTTGTTATGCTGATCCTTGCTGCGGGAGCCACGCGCTTGATTGTGGTGGACGTAGATTTCCGCAACCACTTCAGTAAATCCGACCCACACCTCCTTGCACTCGAACAGCTTGAAGAGACATATGCGCTGTCCGATGTTGTATTGGTTGCCGTAGCGCCGCATAACGGCACCATTTTCACACGGGAAACGCTTGTTGCCATTGAAGAGATGACTAAGCAGCTTTGGCGCACCCCGTACGCCACCCGCGTCGACTCTATTTCAAACTATACGCACAGCGAGGGATTCGAAGATGAGCTGGTTGTTGAGCAGCTTATCGACGAAGCCAGTTCCCTGAGCGATACCGATATACAACGAATCATGGATATCGCGCTCGGCACTGAGGAAGTTGCCGGGCGATTCGTCTCCCGTGACGGACGAGTTGCAGGCCTGGTTGTCAGTATTATTCTTCCTGACGACAATAGGGAATTGGCCAAGCGAGAGGTCACCGACTACCTGTATGAAACTGTTGCCGACGCCGGGGAGAAATATACATCCACCGACTACCACCTTTTAGGTGGACTCATCCTCAATCGTGTCATAGGTGACGCGATTGACGATGAAACTGCCATCCTTGGGCCCATTGCTCTTGGAACCATGCTGCTTGTCGCCTTGATTCTGATACGTTCGATATGGGGGACACTTGCCATTGTGCTGATGATTACTGCCGTCATCCCATCCGCGCTGGGCTTTGCCGGGTGGACAGGCTTAAAGCTGTTTGGTGAAAGCGGTGCCGCAATGTTTGTACTGATGGCTGTGACCGTCGCTCACTCCGTGCACATTATTGAGGCAATGGCCGTGGGCTTACGCCAGGGCATGACGAGAACAGAGGCGGCAATCTATGCCGTGCGAGTGGACGTGTGGCCTATTTTCCTTACCTCGTTCACAACCGCAATCGGATTTCTGAGCCTGAATTTCGTAGATATGCCGCCGTTTAAGGTCATGGGCAACATCGTGGCGTTCGGTTCCGTGTGCGCTTTTGTCTTTTCGGTGACCCTGTTGCCCGCATTCCTGTCACTATTACCTATTCGTCCCCGGAAGATACGCGAAAACAAACAGGATTTTTTCGATCGTCTCGGCCGTTTTGTCATCTCCTATCGTACGATCCTTCTGTGCTCCTTTGGCATTATGACTGTCTTTCTGGTTGCCGGCATTTCCAAGATTGAACTTAGGGAGAACTGGCTTGAGGTTCTTGATGAGAGTTACGAGTTCCGGCGATCCGCGGATTTTCTGAGCGAGAATTTCCCTGGAGTGGAAACCTATGAGTACTCTCTGGATTCCGGCCGTGAAGGCGCCGTAACGGACATAGAATACCTAAAACAGGTCGAGTCGTTTGCGGACTGGTACCGGGAGCAACCGGAATTTGTCCATATCTTCTCAATTGCCGACATCATGAAGCGTCTGAACAAGAACCTGCATGGTGATAACCCGGATTACTACGTGCTTCCTGACGATCCCGAACTTGCTGCGCAGTATCTTTTGCTTTACGAATTCTCTCTTCCGGTAGGCCGTGACCTTAACAACCTGATCGACCATGACCGGAGGGCAACACGCGTAACGGTCTCAGTGAAAAGTATGTCCAGCAAGGAAAAGATTGATCTTGACGATCGTTCACGTGAGTGGCTGCGCCAAAATGCCCCCGGCATGGAAACCGGCGCTACGGGAATTTCGATTGTGGGGTCTCATTCGATTCAGAGGAATATTGAAAATATGCTGCAGGGCACTTTCGTGGCGATGGCCATCGTCTCCCTGCTGCTGTTCGCCATATTCAGAAGTATACGCTTGGGACTGATCAGTGTGATCCCCAATTTCATTCCGGCCGCCATAGCCATGGGACTGTGGGGGTATCTGGTGGGAGAGGTAGGAGTTCCGGCGGCGGTCGTCACCGCTATAGCATTCGGCATCATCGTGGACGACACGATCCACTTCATGACAAAATACACGGATAGCAGAAAAGCGGGGAAACTGCCTTCGGAGTCCGTTCAGATTGCCTTTCGCCTAGTGGGCAGGGCACTGTTTACAACTACCGTAGTGTTTGGTCTGGGCTTTATGGTGTTCGGAGCATCCGGGGTGGTTGGAAACCAAGTGCTTGGTCTTTTAGTGGGAATAACGGTAATTATCGCTCTACTGGCAGATTTTTTCTTTCTTCCACCACTTCTGATGCTACTTGACGAGACCAAGGAAACCACCGAGGAGATCAGGGAGCGATTAAGGGGCTCAACCGCATAGATCGCAAAGATTCCACTGTGCGACATGGAAAAGCTGAATAGTATGCCGAAATCGGCATAAACATCCCTGCATACCTTTACGGATTATAATACTGACCATCGGGATAGAACTGCCTGCAGTAGCGCCGATACTTCCCGATATCGCCGTCAACACTGCAAAGCCTCGGAAGTGACCGATGTTTCAGATTTTTCCAGATGACTACATCCTGCATGACGTCATGCTCCTGGGATGAAATGAGGACCTTGTTCATGAGGCGGGTCCTGAGTCCCACGGGAAGGAGCCGCAGCCCGTGGCCCACTCCCTTCGGATTACGAAGTTGTCGCACTTGGCTCACCAGCGTCAGTTCAATAAATTTGCCATCAGTCGGTGTTGAAAGCACCCACAGGCGGGTGTCCATGTTGATCGAATGTTCGTGAACCTCGACAAGTGAATAGCCAAGCCCGTGTATGCTGGCGACCGCAGAAACGTCGTACTCGAAAAGCTTGATGCCGGCAACCGTAAGGTTACGTTTGAAGTTAAAGGAGTTCCTGAGGAAGGAGCCGTCAATCGATACCGAACCGACAATGTTCACGCTGTTGTAGTGGTGCACATAGTTAAGGTGTGCGACATCCACGGAGTTCTCGGTAGTTTCCTGGGGATGTCCCGGGAAACGGAGGTGGCAGAATTCCATCCCGCCCCAGTCGGTATCCGTTGTGGAAATTTCGGGCAGGTGCCATTGAGGTTCTCGACCGCCGCTGCCCCACCAACCAAAAATGAGACCCTCTATCTCTCGTGTCTCGAACACCTTCAGCTTGGCGGTTTTTGGCGGAGGAGCAAAGGGTGTCGCCACGCATTGACCGCTCACATCAAACTCGAAACCGTGAAAAGGACACACTAGGGAACCGTTGCGCACCTTCCCCCCTGCCTCAGGACCAAGATCGGCTCCAAGATGCGGACAGACCGCCTCAGCAACACAAACGTTCCCTTCCCCGTTGGACCAGACAACAATCTGTTCTCCAAGCCAGGTTCTCTTCAGGAGTCCCTTTTTTTCAATCATCTTGCGGCTGGCGACGAAATACCAGCCTTCCGGAAATGGGTAAAGCAAGGATTCATCCTTGCGCACGTTTGAGTTTGGATTCATTTGCTGTTACTCCGCTTATCCAGCGTTAAGTATCAGAAATGCATTTGCATTAGCCTCAGGGAATTATATATCTAAACAGAAAAAGTGTAAACACACTGCTCTCTCCCATCGTTTTGCCTGCCTTTTGTGTCTGGCTCAATGCACGGCCAGTCTGTTCTCTTAACACAAGCCCATAACTTGTCATTACGAAATGTTTTGGTTGCAGACAAAATGGCACCCGTCCAGCCAGGTTGATCTTGAAGTTGCATCTTTCATTAAATACTATACTAGCGTTGGTGGTAATCGGTCGTTGTTACAGAATTCTTAATAGTGAGTTTCCGCACGGAAGAACTTCCGTAAACTCATGGGAGAGGCGGGAGACCTTGAAGTTTTCGGGGCCAAGTTTCCCAGAATGCAGATGTTGACGGTTCAGAATATCATAGAGGGGAAAAGAGAGAGGCAGATGCCTCTGCTTCCGTGAACTATGGAAAATCTTAGATACATAATCAGTTACCTATTGGGATTTGCGGTTATTGCTCTTGTGGTGGTCTTGATAATACTCGGCGGTGTTAGTCTAGTTCGCTGGATTTCTGGGTAATTAAAGGGTTAAGTCCATAGCTACTTATTGCGGAGAATAATCCCTTTATAGGGAAAACCTGCCATGCAGCTCCGCAAATTACTGAACAGACTGAAGGCCGCGTACAGGGGGTCGAGGGCATACCTTAGGGAGTTAATAAACTGCGCGTCTTGCAATTTCTTTAAGCATCTGCCTGAAAATAACCCAGTGAGTGGGGTAAAGACCATACCAATAGATCAGGCCACCTAGGCCCAGGGGTCGGAAAACTGCTGTCTGCGTTATTCGACTGCCCCCTTCAGCGGGCTCGACTTCAAACTGAACAAAAGACTTACCGAAAAGAATACATAATAAATATAAATAAAAATTTTTGATATTCACAAACCCCCTGTAAATAAAGGCGATTGTGTGTTTTTGTAACTTCAAACTGAAGCCACGCCTGACCGGGCAACCTCATTTCCGCTCTCAGGCTCAGCAGCCGATTCTCTTCATACGCCTCAACACGCCAGAAATCCAGAGGATCACCCGGGCGCAAGTCGGTCGGATGCCGCCTGCCCCTCCGCATGCCTACTCCGCCCACCAGCAGATCAACCAGGCCGCGCAGATACCAGATCCAGGTGGCAAAATACCAGCCCTGCTCTCCGCCAATGCGCCGTATGGGCGCAAAGGCCCGCGGGGGGTCCACGTTGACGA includes these proteins:
- a CDS encoding Rieske (2Fe-2S) protein: MNPNSNVRKDESLLYPFPEGWYFVASRKMIEKKGLLKRTWLGEQIVVWSNGEGNVCVAEAVCPHLGADLGPEAGGKVRNGSLVCPFHGFEFDVSGQCVATPFAPPPKTAKLKVFETREIEGLIFGWWGSGGREPQWHLPEISTTDTDWGGMEFCHLRFPGHPQETTENSVDVAHLNYVHHYNSVNIVGSVSIDGSFLRNSFNFKRNLTVAGIKLFEYDVSAVASIHGLGYSLVEVHEHSINMDTRLWVLSTPTDGKFIELTLVSQVRQLRNPKGVGHGLRLLPVGLRTRLMNKVLISSQEHDVMQDVVIWKNLKHRSLPRLCSVDGDIGKYRRYCRQFYPDGQYYNP
- a CDS encoding DUF2867 domain-containing protein translates to MKLQKHTIAFIYRGFVNIKNFYLYLLCILFGKSFVQFEVEPAEGGSRITQTAVFRPLGLGGLIYWYGLYPTHWVIFRQMLKEIARRAVY